In Paeniglutamicibacter kerguelensis, one genomic interval encodes:
- a CDS encoding WD40/YVTN/BNR-like repeat-containing protein: protein MENDQNTVLAIGTKKGLWLAQSPNRQDWTLTGPHFTTLEVPSVAIDTRGGRTRIFAGVNDWHWGPTIVHSDDLGATWSETEKGAVKFPEDTDTALARIWHIRPDTAERPGVVWAGCEPISVFKSTDDGENFELNRGLWDHPHRSEWGAGFGGAAVHSIVPNAADPNVVHAAMSTGGVYRSADGGDSWEPRNKGIKADFFPDPWPEFGQCVHHITADAGNPDRLYAQNHGGVYRTDNAGDEWTSIAQGLPADFGFVFLAHPRTPGMVWTIPLKAAEERNPVGGRLSVYRSTDAGNNWAEQHDGLPEPDYNAVLRDAAAVDDNPGSVGVYFGTRGGEVFASPDEGAHFNTVAQRLPDVLSVRASVVVGG, encoded by the coding sequence ATGGAAAACGACCAAAACACCGTGCTTGCCATCGGAACCAAGAAGGGCCTCTGGCTGGCCCAGAGCCCGAACCGGCAGGATTGGACGCTCACCGGACCGCATTTCACCACCCTTGAGGTCCCGTCCGTCGCCATAGACACCCGCGGGGGCCGCACCAGGATCTTCGCCGGCGTCAACGACTGGCATTGGGGGCCCACCATCGTGCACAGCGACGACCTGGGGGCCACCTGGTCCGAGACCGAGAAGGGCGCGGTGAAGTTCCCCGAGGACACCGACACCGCGCTGGCCCGCATCTGGCACATCCGCCCCGACACCGCCGAGCGCCCGGGAGTCGTCTGGGCGGGCTGCGAGCCCATCTCCGTGTTCAAGTCCACCGACGACGGCGAAAACTTCGAGCTGAACCGCGGGCTCTGGGACCACCCGCACCGCAGCGAATGGGGTGCCGGCTTCGGCGGGGCCGCGGTGCACAGCATCGTGCCGAACGCGGCTGACCCGAACGTGGTCCACGCGGCGATGAGCACCGGCGGCGTGTACCGCAGCGCCGACGGCGGAGACTCCTGGGAACCGCGGAACAAGGGCATCAAGGCCGATTTCTTCCCCGACCCGTGGCCCGAGTTCGGCCAGTGCGTCCACCACATCACCGCGGACGCGGGAAACCCGGACAGGCTCTACGCCCAGAACCACGGCGGCGTGTACCGGACCGACAACGCGGGCGATGAATGGACAAGCATCGCCCAGGGGCTTCCGGCCGATTTCGGCTTCGTGTTCCTCGCCCACCCGCGCACCCCCGGCATGGTCTGGACCATTCCGTTGAAGGCCGCCGAGGAGCGCAACCCAGTGGGCGGGCGGCTCTCGGTCTACCGCTCGACCGATGCCGGGAACAATTGGGCGGAACAGCACGACGGGCTTCCGGAACCCGACTACAACGCGGTGTTGCGCGACGCGGCGGCCGTGGACGACAACCCCGGATCCGTCGGGGTGTACTTCGGGACCCGCGGCGGCGAGGTCTTTGCGAGCCCCGACGAGGGGGCGCATTTCAACACCGTCGCGCAACGGCTGCCCGATGTGCTCAGCGTGCGCGCATCAGTGGTTGTTGGCGGCTGA
- a CDS encoding MoaD/ThiS family protein, whose product MQTIQIEVPSVLAATLGGNRRLEAHMPAGSSIGNLLDELGEAYPLFARRVRDERGQVRRFVNIFIGPDNIRALRGLDSELPAGSTVMIMQSVAGG is encoded by the coding sequence ATGCAAACGATCCAGATCGAGGTGCCGTCGGTGCTGGCCGCGACGCTGGGCGGGAACCGCAGGCTCGAGGCCCACATGCCTGCGGGTTCCAGCATCGGCAACCTTCTTGACGAGCTTGGGGAAGCGTACCCGCTGTTTGCCCGCCGGGTCAGGGACGAACGCGGGCAGGTGCGCCGCTTCGTGAACATCTTCATCGGTCCGGACAACATCCGCGCGCTGCGTGGGCTGGACTCCGAGCTGCCCGCCGGCTCCACGGTCATGATCATGCAATCGGTCGCCGGAGGCTGA